The Eleutherodactylus coqui strain aEleCoq1 chromosome 13, aEleCoq1.hap1, whole genome shotgun sequence genome includes a window with the following:
- the SOCS3 gene encoding suppressor of cytokine signaling 3, translating into MVTQSKFRSMSRALDSSLRLKTFSSRSEYNLVLSAVHKLQESGFYWSTVTGTQANLLLSTEPAGTFLIRDSSDHRHFFTLSVKTETGTKNLRIQSEACGFSLQTDPRSSQPVPRFDCVLKLLRHYMSAKDSSNAKRSYYIYSGGERVPLLLSRPLSSSVSSLQHLCRKAVNGQLEDYGAREQLPLPIKDFLQEYDSPV; encoded by the coding sequence ATGGTCACTCAGAGCAAATTCCGGAGCATGAGCCGGGCACTGGACTCCAGCCTTCGGCTCAAGACCTTCTCGTCTCGAAGCGAGTACAACCTGGTGCTCAGtgcggtgcacaaactgcaggaGAGCGGGTTTTATTGGAGCACGGTGACGGGCACCCAGGCCAACCTGCTCCTCAGCACCGAACCGGCAGGCACCTTCCTCATCCGGGACAGTTCAGATCACCGGCACTTTTTTACCCTCAGCGTCAAAACGGAGACTGGCACCAAGAACCTGCGCATCCAGAGTGAGGCTTGTGGGTTCTCTCTGCAGACCGACCCACGTAGTTCGCAGCCAGTGCCACGATTTGACTGCGTATTGAAACTTCTCAGGCACTATATGTCTGCCAAAGACTCTAGCAATGCCAAACGGTCTTATTACATCTACTCCGGGGGTGAACGTGTTCCACTGCTGCTGTCTAGGCCTTTGTCCTCAAGTGTCTCCTCTCTACAACATCTCTGCCGTAAGGCTGTCAATGGGCAACTGGAAGACTATGGTGCCAGGGAGCAACTTCCACTACCCATTAAGGACTTTCTACAGGAATATGACTCTCCTGTATAA